The following coding sequences are from one Kogia breviceps isolate mKogBre1 chromosome X, mKogBre1 haplotype 1, whole genome shotgun sequence window:
- the PRDX4 gene encoding peroxiredoxin-4 isoform X2 — MEAPRPPLPATTSAPGRSRKLLLLPLLLFLLPAEALRGLEAEKRPRAREEECHFYSRGQMNPGEASRVSAADHSLHLSKAKISKPAPYWEGTAVINGEFKELKLTDYFGKYLVFFFYPLDFTFVCPTEIIAFGDRIEEFRSINTEVVACSVDSQFTHLSWINTPRRQGGIGPISIPLLSDLDHQISKNYGVYMEDSGHTLRGLFIIDDKGILRQITLNDLPVGRSVDETLRLVQAFQYTDKHGEVCPAGWKPGSETIIPDPAGKLKYFDKLN, encoded by the exons ATGGAGGCGCCGCGGCCGCCGCTACCCGCGACGACTTCGGCCCCTGGCCGGAGCCGAAAGCTACTGTTGCTGCCGCTGCTGTTGTTCCTGCTGCCGGCCGAAGCTCTGCGGGGCTTGGAGGCGGAGAAGAGGCCCCGAGCCCGCGAAGAGGAGTGCCACTTCTACTCGCGTGGACAAATGAACCCGGGGGAGGCGTCCCGGGTTTCGGCCGCCGACCACTCCCTGCACCTCAGCAAAGCCAAGA tTTCCAAGCCAGCACCTTATTGGGAAGGAACAGCTGTGATAAATGGAGAATTTAAGGAGCTGAAGTTAACTGATTATTTTGGGAAATACCTGGTTTTCTTCTTCTACCCCCTTGATTT caCTTTTGTGTGTCCAACTGAAATCATCGCCTTTGGTGATAGAATTGAGGAATTCCGATCGATAAACACTGAAGTGGTAGCATGCTCTGTTGATTCACAGTTTACCCATTTGTCCTG GATTAATACCCCTCGAAGACAAGGAGGAATTGGGCCGATAAGCATTCCACTTCTTTCAGATTTGGACCATCAGATCTCAAAGAACTATGGTGTATATATGGAAGACTCGGGCCACACTCTTAG AGGTCTCTTCATTATTGATGACAAAGGAATCCTAAGACAGATTACTCTGAATGACCTTCCTGTGGGTAGATCTGTGGATGAGACACTGCGTTTGGTTCAAGCATTCCAGTACACCGACAAACATGGAGAAG tctGCCCTGCAGGATGGAAACCTGGTAGTGAAACA attATCCCAGATCCAGCTGGAAAGTTGAAGTATTTTGataaactgaactga
- the PRDX4 gene encoding peroxiredoxin-4 isoform X1, which translates to MEAPRPPLPATTSAPGRSRKLLLLPLLLFLLPAEALRGLEAEKRPRAREEECHFYSRGQMNPGEASRVSAADHSLHLSKAKISKPAPYWEGTAVINGEFKELKLTDYFGKYLVFFFYPLDFTFVCPTEIIAFGDRIEEFRSINTEVVACSVDSQFTHLSWINTPRRQGGIGPISIPLLSDLDHQISKNYGVYMEDSGHTLRGLFIIDDKGILRQITLNDLPVGRSVDETLRLVQAFQYTDKHGEVCPAGWKPGSETVSQIDFSVKRMAGAKKKKKPTLG; encoded by the exons ATGGAGGCGCCGCGGCCGCCGCTACCCGCGACGACTTCGGCCCCTGGCCGGAGCCGAAAGCTACTGTTGCTGCCGCTGCTGTTGTTCCTGCTGCCGGCCGAAGCTCTGCGGGGCTTGGAGGCGGAGAAGAGGCCCCGAGCCCGCGAAGAGGAGTGCCACTTCTACTCGCGTGGACAAATGAACCCGGGGGAGGCGTCCCGGGTTTCGGCCGCCGACCACTCCCTGCACCTCAGCAAAGCCAAGA tTTCCAAGCCAGCACCTTATTGGGAAGGAACAGCTGTGATAAATGGAGAATTTAAGGAGCTGAAGTTAACTGATTATTTTGGGAAATACCTGGTTTTCTTCTTCTACCCCCTTGATTT caCTTTTGTGTGTCCAACTGAAATCATCGCCTTTGGTGATAGAATTGAGGAATTCCGATCGATAAACACTGAAGTGGTAGCATGCTCTGTTGATTCACAGTTTACCCATTTGTCCTG GATTAATACCCCTCGAAGACAAGGAGGAATTGGGCCGATAAGCATTCCACTTCTTTCAGATTTGGACCATCAGATCTCAAAGAACTATGGTGTATATATGGAAGACTCGGGCCACACTCTTAG AGGTCTCTTCATTATTGATGACAAAGGAATCCTAAGACAGATTACTCTGAATGACCTTCCTGTGGGTAGATCTGTGGATGAGACACTGCGTTTGGTTCAAGCATTCCAGTACACCGACAAACATGGAGAAG tctGCCCTGCAGGATGGAAACCTGGTAGTGAAACAGTAAGTCAAATTGATTTTTCTGTTAAGAGGATGgctggggcaaaaaaaaaaaaaaagccaaccctAGGATAA